TCATGCAGCCATAGGAAATGCGCGATACCGTGAGATCGGTGTTGGGAATGGATAGCATCTTCATTGGGGGTTCCTATCAGAATTCAATATACTTCATCGTGTGTGCCGATATCGATGGGTATTATCATATCTGTTTCTATGAGAAATTCCATCGAAATGCGGTACGAGAGATTGATGGAGACGGAATACACATCGCTCAGTTTTCCTTTCAGCGTATGAAGACGGAGCGATGGATGATGGGGATTGGCTTCGAGCAGGAGCAGCGTTTTTTCGTACTGGCGAAGCATGTCGGGA
Above is a genomic segment from Spirochaetota bacterium containing:
- a CDS encoding plasmid stabilization protein; the protein is PDMLRQYEKTLLLLEANPHHPSLRLHTLKGKLSDVYSVSINLSYRISMEFLIETDMIIPIDIGTHDEVY